One stretch of Roseimicrobium sp. ORNL1 DNA includes these proteins:
- a CDS encoding YkgJ family cysteine cluster protein, whose translation MSLSPEHRQEMAAIYKAVADRPLERSCAMSTECCQFRLTGRTPMLTKGEAMYAAIGVRASGRKKLPDREDGACPLLGKNGRCMIYAHRPFGCRTHFCDAAGGPYPRKHVADLIRRLEVVDEQLKGDGPRPIQGAVEDALEEM comes from the coding sequence ATGTCCCTCAGCCCCGAACATCGCCAGGAAATGGCCGCCATCTACAAAGCGGTGGCAGACCGTCCGCTGGAGCGGAGCTGCGCCATGAGCACGGAGTGCTGCCAGTTCCGCCTCACGGGCCGGACGCCGATGCTCACCAAGGGCGAGGCCATGTACGCCGCCATCGGTGTGCGGGCCAGCGGGCGCAAGAAACTCCCGGACCGCGAGGACGGCGCCTGCCCCTTGCTGGGGAAAAATGGCCGGTGCATGATCTATGCACACCGTCCCTTCGGCTGCCGCACGCATTTCTGTGATGCCGCCGGTGGTCCCTACCCGCGCAAACACGTGGCAGACCTCATCCGGCGCCTGGAAGTCGTGGATGAACAGCTCAAAGGAGACGGCCCAAGGCCCATCCAGGGCGCGGTCGAGGATGCGTTGGAGGAAATGTGA
- a CDS encoding PIN domain-containing protein, whose amino-acid sequence MKTPGSLALDSSVIVQHLRARNPSLTAQLKAAAELYLPLTALGEMLYGIRKSGNDPRAVQQWSEFSKNVVLLPSDEATASAYAELKAHLAAMGKLIPENDIWITASAKSHDLPLLCSDAHFDYLKEVMSVIQV is encoded by the coding sequence ATGAAGACACCTGGTAGCCTGGCGCTCGATAGCAGCGTCATCGTTCAGCATTTGCGCGCCAGGAATCCTTCTCTGACCGCCCAACTCAAGGCTGCGGCTGAGCTTTACCTTCCCCTGACTGCGCTGGGCGAAATGCTCTACGGCATTCGCAAGTCAGGAAATGATCCCAGGGCGGTTCAGCAATGGTCGGAATTCAGCAAGAATGTGGTTCTCTTGCCCAGCGACGAAGCTACGGCGAGCGCCTATGCCGAATTGAAAGCTCATCTCGCGGCCATGGGGAAACTCATTCCGGAGAATGACATCTGGATAACCGCGTCGGCTAAGAGCCACGATTTGCCGCTCCTGTGCAGCGATGCCCACTTTGACTACTTGAAAGAAGTCATGTCGGTCATTCAGGTCTGA